The following is a genomic window from Acidimicrobium ferrooxidans DSM 10331.
GGTCGCCGCCGGACCCAGCCACTTCGCGTCCTTTGCCGGGGCTGGCGCCGAGTCGTGGATTGGTCTCTCGAGGAGCTTCTTCGGTATCTTCTGGGTGCTCGTGTTCCTCGCCATCTTGAACTCGACGATCGGCAACGCCAATGCGGGTACGTCGGTGTCGACGAGGATGGCCTTTGCGCTCGGACGCATTGGGGTGTTCCCCACCCTGCTCGGACGGGTTCACGAGAAGACGAAGGTTCCCCACGTCGCCGTCTACTCCCAAATCATCGTCTCCGCCGTCGCAACACTCATCCTGGGGCTCGCCTTCGGACCGGAGAACGGCTTCGCTCTCGACGGCACGATCATCACCATCGTCGTCGTCGCGGTCTACATCGTCATGAACCTCGCTGCACTCGTCTACTTCGCACGTCGCGCAAATGGAGAGCGCTTCAACCCACTCCTCCACGGCCTCGCGCCGATCGTCGCCATCGCCTTCCTCCTCCCCGCGCTCCTCGCCGGGGCCGGCATCGCTGTCTTCTCGTTCATCTCACCGCTGACCCCACCGGCGTCCTACGCTGGTCCCATCGTCGCCGTGTGGCTGGTCGTGGGGATCGTCGTGTTCTTGAACCTGCGTGCACGTGCGCCACAGGCCGTCGGACGGATTGCCGAGGTCTACCTCGACGACGTCCTCGATGTCGAGGAGGCATGAGATGGCAGTACCGGTCGTTTCCTTCACGCCAACCCCTGACCAGCTGTGTTGGACCTTCGGGGGAGCAGACCCCGTCGCAGAGATCGAACCCGGCACCATTCTCGAAGTGTTCACCGAGGACTGCTTTGCTGGACGGGTACGCCGCACGACGGACCTCGTCTCGGAGGTCTGCGAGTTCCCCTTCCTCAATCCCCAGACCGGCCCGTTCGCGATCAAGGGCGCCGAGCCCGGCGACACCCTCATCGTGCACTTCATCTCGATCGAGCCGGCACGAGACTGGGCGGTCTCGACGACCGTGCCGCTCTTCGGCGCGCTCACCTCGACCCACCTCACCGCAACGTTGCAGCCACCTTTACCGGAGATCGTGTGGATCTGGGAACTCGATCGCGAGCGCCGCACGTGCCGCTTCCGAGCGTCGAAGGGCGACACCACGATCGAGCTCCCCATGGACCCGATGCACGGAACAGTCGGGGTTGCTCCCGCGAATCTCGAAGTACGCTCGGCCCTCGTGCCTGATGCCCACGGCGGCAACATGGACACGCCCGAGATGCGCGCGGGCGTGACGGCGTACTTTGGCGTGAACGTGGAGGGAGCGATGTTCTCCCTCGGTGACGGCCACGCGCGCCAGGGCGAGGGCGAGAGCTGCGGGGTTGCCGTCGAGTGTGCGATGAACACGGTGGTCTACGTCGATCTCCTCAAGCAGACCGCAACCCCGTGGCCGCGGCTCGAGTCCGATCAGTTCCTCATGACGACCGGCTCGGCTCGACCACTCGAAGATGCCTTCCGCATCGCCCACAAGGACATGGTGGAGTGGGTAGCGGATCTGTGCGAACTCGACATCATGGACGCCTACCAGCTCGTCTCACAAGCCGCGACCTCACCGCTGGCCAACGTCTGCGACACGAACTACACCGCGGTCGCGAAGGTCGATCGAACATTGGTGCCGCTCCGACACGACCCCTATGCGAGCGCCCATCGCCGAGCGCGCGCTGTCGCGGCAGACCACGCATCCAGTGGATCGCTCGACTGAAATCTCGGATCCTACGACTCCGGGGCCTAGCACGATAGGTAGCTCCGCTCCCGCTCGACGGCGAGGAGACTCTGAGGGTTCGATCGAGCCAGGACCGTACGCACCGCTGCTGGACCCTGGGCTTCCCTTCGACAAGTTCACGCGCTGGGTTTGGTCCTGTCCTATCGGCGAGACGAGAACGACCCTATGCAGCACACTTCGACCCCACAGCACGAGCGACGGTGCCCGATGGCCACGGGCGCCTGGATCAGCGTTCCATCCTTCGGACGCTGCTAAGGTACCGACCAATGCCTAGTCTCCTGCGCTTCCCCGTCGGTCAGGCGGTTTTTCAGCTTCCAGAACGGCTTACCGAGGTCAACTCATGGCACGGGCACATCCCCTTCGCCTTCTGGATCGTCGAAGCACTCGAGCCGTCGGTCTTCGTCGAGCTCGGTGTCCACCGCGGGGACTCCTACTTCGCCTTCTGCCAGGCCGTCAAGTCTCTCGGACTTGACACCAGGTGCTACGGCGTGGACACCTGGAAGGGCGACGCTCACGCCGGGTTCTATGGGGAAGAGATCTACGAAGACTTCTCTGCGTACAACCGCGAGCACTATCAAGACTTCTCAAAGCCATTACGCACCACATTTGCCGAGGCTATCGAGCAGTTCGAGGACGGCAGCATCGACCTTCTCCACGTGGACGGCTACCACACCTACGAGGCTGTCAGGTCGGACTTTGGATGCTGGCTCCCCAAACTGAGTGAGCGGGCCGTCGTGCTCTTCCATGACATCGCAGTCACCGACCGGGGGTTTGGCGTCTGGCGCTTCTGGGAGGAGATCGCTGCGCAGTACCCTTCCTTCGGCTTCATGCATTCCTTTGGTCTCGGAGTGCTCGGCGTCGGCAAGGAGCTGCCAGACAGCCTAGCTAGCTTCTTCGAAGACGCCAAAGCGAACCCTGAGATCCTGCACTCCTTCTATGAGGCGCTTGGAACGAGATGCCAACTCTTCGGCGATCTCCAGCGCGCTCGAGATGAGCTTGCGAATACCACTGCAGCCCCAGCTATTTCCGAGGAAGTAGCCACCTTGCGCCAACAAGTACTCGACCTCACCTACCGCTACGAACGAGCGCTCGAGCGTAAGGAGGCGGAGGCCGAACAGTTAGAAGCCAAGGTGGTAGACCTCGAGGCACGCCTTGGCCAGTCGTCGCACTCGGCCGCAGCCCTCGCAGAACACCTTGCGTCAGTCACGGCTCAACGCGACGAGATCCTCCAATCGGAGACCTGGAAACTCACCGCTCCCGCTCGCGGCTTCCTCTGGTGGATGCGTCGAGTGGCGAACTGGAGACGCTTCACACAGACGTTCCGTGTCACACTGCAGCCCCTTCAGGGTGTTGGCGAGTCACTCTTCGAGACCGACAGCTTCGTGGCTCTCGGTGGCAGAATGCGCTTTGCAATCGAAGGCGCACCTCGGCCTCCCGGGTGGTACGAGCTGACTTGCACGGTCACCACCACCTCCGACCTCTCGAAAATGCGCCCCTACATCATCACCGAGACACAAGACCACCAACGCTACAGCCAACAGATTCCAGGCAAGGTCGACCCAGAGGGCCAGATCCGAGTCCTGTTCCACGTCAACAAGCAAGCTGCTCGCCACGAGCTGCTGCTCGTGGGCCTCAACGGGATCACCTCCATTTCCGCACCACGCGTCAAGCCAGCGCTGCACCTTGGCGAGCCGATGGCTCGCATACTTGCCGCCGCGATTGTTCCCACAATCGCGTACGCAGACCTGCCACCCATCGCAGCTCATCAAGAGCTCCTCCCGCAGGAGGACGAGTTCTCCCGCTGGATCGAACGCAACGAGCGGATCAATCAAGACGACCGAGAGCGCGTCGCCCGAGAGCTCGCCACCTGGGAACACCCACCACTGATCTCCGTACTCATGCCCGTCTACAACACGCCAATACGGCACCTCGTAACCGCGATCGAGTCGGTACGGGCGCAGTGGTATCCCCACTGGGAACTGTGCATCGCCGACGATGCTTCAACCGATCCAGAGATTCGGCCGATCCTTACCCGCTATCAGGAGGCGGATCCCCGCATCAAGGTCGCCTTCCGAGACGAGAATGGCGGTATCTCGGCAAACTCGAATACTGCACTCACGCTCGCGAACGGCAAGTTTGTTGCATATCTGGATGCCGACGACGAAATCTCCGAAGTCGCACTCCTCCACTACGCTCGAGAGATTCATGAGTATCCTGGAGTCGAGTTGCTCTTCTGCGACGAAGACAAGATCACTGAAGATGGTGATCGCTCCGACCCCTACTTCAAGCCGAGCCTCTCCCCCGCGCTCCTTCTCGGGAAGAACTGCGTCACTCACCTCGGCGTCTATCGGACCGACACCGTCCGCCGCCTCGGCGGAATGCGCTCAGAGTTTGACGGATCCCAGGACTGGGACCTAGCACTACGCTTTCTTCCGATCGTCGGTATAGACTTCACGCGCGCACGTCGCATCCCGCGGCTGCTCTATCATTGGCGGCGGATCCATGGCTCGACGGCAACCACACTCCGATCGAAGAGCTGGGCCGTTCTGGCGGGGCGGCATGCCGTGCAAGACTACTTGGATACAGCAGTGCCAGGTGCGAAGGCTGAGCCCATTCCGCGCGCCTCCAATCTCAACCGACTCGTTCTCCCGACTCCGGATCCAGCTCCATTAGTTTCGATTCTTCTGCCTACCGCGGGAAACTATCAGCTACTTCGCGGCTGCCTCAGCTCGCTCCTCGAACGCACCGACTACCCCCGCTTCGAAGTGCTTATCACGATCGACTCCGACAACCCCGACGCGGACTCGCTCGCATACCTTGACACCCTTGAGCACACCGGAAAGGTCCGGGTGATCCGGCGTCGGCGCCCGCCTGGCGAAACCTTTAACTACTCCCGGATAGTCAACAACCTCGCTCGCTACGCAGCAGCTGACCTCCTCCTGCTCCTCAACGACGACACCGAGGTCATCAACGCTGGTTGGCTCACCGAGATGGTCGCGGTACTATCGCTGCCCGACGTGGGCGTCGTTGGCGCGCACCTCTACTACGCCGACGGCAGTATCCAGCACGCGGGGGTGATGACTGGACACCACAGGGCGCTACATCTTTACAGCGGGCTGCCGGGCGCAAGCTGGGGATACTATGCAGACTTACTACTCGCGCGCAACGTGAGTGCGGTCACTGGTGCTTGTCTCCTGACCTCGCGTCGAGTCTGGGACGAGGTCGGTGGGTTGGACGAGCAGCTTGCGGTCAGTTTCAACGACGTCGCCTACTGCCGCGCAGCGGGCGCACTGGGATATCAGATCATCGTCACCCCGCATGCCAGGCTCAAGCATTTCGAGTCAGTGACCCGAGGCTTCGACGACTTGACGTTGCCCCGCAGGTCACGGCTCGCATCAGAATTTCAGCGACTCGCCACACTGTTCCCCGACATTGCCGCAGCTGACCCGTTCTACAACCCCAACCTCGTCCCCGAAGGGCAATTTCGGCTTCAGTATGAATCGCCGATACCGGTGGTCTAAACTCCTTCCCCCGCTTGTTGTCTCTGCCGACTAAGCAACGTGGCACCCAAAGACGCAATCAATGTCACAACCATGGTACCTCTAAGCTGGAAGCACGGCTGCTTTCCGAGAACACCACGAAGCCCAATGAAGATATCCCAGCCGAGACCATCCGGTCAGCGCTAACTTATTGAGCCCGACATTGAATGACACGCCCTCTTGTGAAGGATAAGCACACTCTTGTTCGCTTGATAGTGTGGATACAGGCCCTGAGCGTCTCTGAACAGCAATAGCATGCGGGCTTCGCCGACATTGGAGATGCGAGAGCAAGCGCCACAATCGCGCTTCACCCTCGCCACGAAGGCTGGGCTTCGCCGATTTGCTTGGCAGTCGGATTGAGGCCAACACCACCTCCTGACCGGCCCAAGAGAGCTCGTACTCGCCGGCCGTTAATATCCAAGCGTCGAGTGGAGGCGGACCGTCTTGTAGCGGTGGATCCGCGTAGCGTGGGCTTCCCCCCATGTGCTTGACAGTCTGAATTGAGGCCACGGCCGCCTCCTCCCGGGCCCAGGAGAGCTCGTACTCGATCGGCGGTCGGTACCCGAGGCTCGAGTGCAGCCGGACCGTGTTGTAGCGCTGAATCCAGCTAGCGATGGCAGAGCGGGCCTCGTCGAGGTTCGCGAAGCGGTAGCGAGCCACCAGCTCCCGCTCGCAAGCTCCCGAAGAAGGCCTCGGCCACGGCGTTGTCGTAGCAGGTTGCGACCCCGCCCACCGACTGGCGAAGCCCGAGCGTCGCGCAGAGCTGGCAAACCTTCCGGGAGAGGTACTGGTTGGCGCGATCGCTGTGAAAGATCGCCCCAGCGAGGCTGCCCCGGGTCCGAAGAGCTCCGCAGATCGCCTCGACCACCAGGTCATCGGGAATGCGACGCTGGAGCGACCAGCCCACGATCCGCCTCGAGCCACGATCTGCCACCGTGGCGAGGTAGCAGAACCCTTCGTCGTTTCGGCCGTCGGTGATGTCGCTCGCGTAGTGACTCCTGGCTCGCCAGGGGCGGAGTCCTGGCAGACGAGATCCGGGAGGGGTGCGTCTTCTCCCCGCCTCGTCGTGACTACGAAGCGCCAGCGTGGGCAGCTGCCATCTCGAGCTCGCGCATTAGGCGTTCCACTCGCTTGTGGTTCACGCAGTAACCCACGTCGTCGCAGCTCGTGGGTAACTCAGGGGCTCGACGTAGGTGCCGTCGTTCGCCTCCCAGACGGCCCGGACTTCGCTGACGAGCCAGGTGTGCTGGGGTCCTCGGCTCGGTCCCGACGGTGTCGCCAGGCGTAGTAGGCCTGGCGGGAGACCCTGGCTGCTCGGCATGGCACCGCTACCGGGACGCCATTGGCCTCCTGGTTGGCAACCGGAGTGGTAGCGGGTCACTGGTTGCCCCCCGCAGGATCCGCAAAGACCAGGCAACGTTTCGCCAGGTCTCGTTCCATAGTGAGCTGCTTGACCTGGCGGCGCAGGCGGGTCATCTCCTCGCGCTCCGCGCTGGTCAGCCCCTCTCGCTTACCTCGATCGATGCGTTCCTGGCGCACCCAGTTGCCAAGGGTCTGCTCGTTGATGCCGAGCTCACGGGCGACGTCGGCGATGGTGCGGTGCTGGTCGAGGACGAGAGCGGCTGCGTCCTTGCGGAACTGGCTGGGGTAACGGCCGCGTCGTCGTCGAGCGGGGCCGTCGCCCGGTGGTGGTGGCGGTGTCTGGTGCATCCCTTCCTCCTGTAGCAGGTGTCAACCTGGAGGGGTAAGGCCAGGGGTGTTGCAAGACCGATTGAACCGAACCACCAATCGTTTGGACGTGACCGCTCGCTGGACCTGTCGTGGCGGGTCTGGCCGCCCCGAGGGGGCACTAGCGTGTCGACCTCGGATCCACCGTGAAGTTGGTCCCGGCTCTGAGGTCTGCTCAGACCGACCTTGGCTCCCCACTCAACCCGAGGTGCTCGTGTTTCGACCAAATGCATGGATGCGCCGCAGTCACCTCATCCTTGAAACGACCAAGACCCGCTCTCGCACGAGTTGGCTCCCGACCGTTCACCTCACTCTCACGCTCTCCGCCGCCGAGGTCTCGGGGCCACTCGTCCTGAAGAACCCCTCCCGCTCCGTGCTTGCCCTCCGCGCCGTTGCGCAGAGCGCTGGCCAGACCCTTCGCGTGAGCGCGACGGGCCCCGAGAGCGCAAGCCTTCCGGAGCCCGATGGCCGTTCGCTGCTGCTCGTTGGCCCAGGCAAGACCACGCTCACCATCGAAGACCCGCTCGACGCCCCAGCGACCCTCTTGATAGCACCATCCCGGGAACTCGGCGAGTCTGCGCGCGATCTTCTCGACGACCGATGCGCCGCAGCAGAGCGAGCTCGCACCCTCGCGCGGCGATTGCTCGCCCTCAACGGTGAGAGCGAGCGACTCCAGGCAGCCCAGCGACAC
Proteins encoded in this region:
- a CDS encoding acetamidase/formamidase family protein — encoded protein: MAVPVVSFTPTPDQLCWTFGGADPVAEIEPGTILEVFTEDCFAGRVRRTTDLVSEVCEFPFLNPQTGPFAIKGAEPGDTLIVHFISIEPARDWAVSTTVPLFGALTSTHLTATLQPPLPEIVWIWELDRERRTCRFRASKGDTTIELPMDPMHGTVGVAPANLEVRSALVPDAHGGNMDTPEMRAGVTAYFGVNVEGAMFSLGDGHARQGEGESCGVAVECAMNTVVYVDLLKQTATPWPRLESDQFLMTTGSARPLEDAFRIAHKDMVEWVADLCELDIMDAYQLVSQAATSPLANVCDTNYTAVAKVDRTLVPLRHDPYASAHRRARAVAADHASSGSLD
- a CDS encoding glycosyltransferase family 2 protein, producing the protein MPSLLRFPVGQAVFQLPERLTEVNSWHGHIPFAFWIVEALEPSVFVELGVHRGDSYFAFCQAVKSLGLDTRCYGVDTWKGDAHAGFYGEEIYEDFSAYNREHYQDFSKPLRTTFAEAIEQFEDGSIDLLHVDGYHTYEAVRSDFGCWLPKLSERAVVLFHDIAVTDRGFGVWRFWEEIAAQYPSFGFMHSFGLGVLGVGKELPDSLASFFEDAKANPEILHSFYEALGTRCQLFGDLQRARDELANTTAAPAISEEVATLRQQVLDLTYRYERALERKEAEAEQLEAKVVDLEARLGQSSHSAAALAEHLASVTAQRDEILQSETWKLTAPARGFLWWMRRVANWRRFTQTFRVTLQPLQGVGESLFETDSFVALGGRMRFAIEGAPRPPGWYELTCTVTTTSDLSKMRPYIITETQDHQRYSQQIPGKVDPEGQIRVLFHVNKQAARHELLLVGLNGITSISAPRVKPALHLGEPMARILAAAIVPTIAYADLPPIAAHQELLPQEDEFSRWIERNERINQDDRERVARELATWEHPPLISVLMPVYNTPIRHLVTAIESVRAQWYPHWELCIADDASTDPEIRPILTRYQEADPRIKVAFRDENGGISANSNTALTLANGKFVAYLDADDEISEVALLHYAREIHEYPGVELLFCDEDKITEDGDRSDPYFKPSLSPALLLGKNCVTHLGVYRTDTVRRLGGMRSEFDGSQDWDLALRFLPIVGIDFTRARRIPRLLYHWRRIHGSTATTLRSKSWAVLAGRHAVQDYLDTAVPGAKAEPIPRASNLNRLVLPTPDPAPLVSILLPTAGNYQLLRGCLSSLLERTDYPRFEVLITIDSDNPDADSLAYLDTLEHTGKVRVIRRRRPPGETFNYSRIVNNLARYAAADLLLLLNDDTEVINAGWLTEMVAVLSLPDVGVVGAHLYYADGSIQHAGVMTGHHRALHLYSGLPGASWGYYADLLLARNVSAVTGACLLTSRRVWDEVGGLDEQLAVSFNDVAYCRAAGALGYQIIVTPHARLKHFESVTRGFDDLTLPRRSRLASEFQRLATLFPDIAAADPFYNPNLVPEGQFRLQYESPIPVV
- a CDS encoding integrase core domain-containing protein, whose translation is MARYRFANLDEARSAIASWIQRYNTVRLHSSLGYRPPIEYELSWAREEAAVASIQTVKHMGGSPRYADPPLQDGPPPLDAWILTAGEYELSWAGQEVVLASIRLPSKSAKPSLRGEGEARLWRLLSHLQCRRSPHAIAVQRRSGPVSTLSSEQECAYPSQEGVSFNVGLNKLALTGWSRLGYLHWASWCSRKAAVLPA
- a CDS encoding DDE-type integrase/transposase/recombinase, whose amino-acid sequence is MPTLALRSHDEAGRRRTPPGSRLPGLRPWRARSHYASDITDGRNDEGFCYLATVADRGSRRIVGWSLQRRIPDDLVVEAICGALRTRGSLAGAIFHSDRANQYLSRKVCQLCATLGLRQSVGGVATCYDNAVAEAFFGSLRAGAGGSLPLREPRRGPLCHR
- a CDS encoding transposase, which codes for MHQTPPPPPGDGPARRRRGRYPSQFRKDAAALVLDQHRTIADVARELGINEQTLGNWVRQERIDRGKREGLTSAEREEMTRLRRQVKQLTMERDLAKRCLVFADPAGGNQ